One Rosa chinensis cultivar Old Blush chromosome 5, RchiOBHm-V2, whole genome shotgun sequence genomic region harbors:
- the LOC112203997 gene encoding scarecrow-like protein 34 isoform X3, with product MDPTYTGLPDFMNDIDFDPMLPNSSQFPEIPNQYQFNQLSPDLNFFSNQFSIPPEPDSGNLVPPISVSTEGESFSVPTTVSPGVDSPSSDDIDFSETVFKYVNQMLMEENIEQKPIMFYDPLGLRDTEKSFYDVLGQQYPFSPNQQPLYVDRKVESPDSYFSGNSSDFNASSSPSTGASKSVDSQSLGDYGEQKPSSSETSQSGDSGYQFNSHSNSQLSVPVTNSLSSFGDGMSESSVNQFLAQNIFTDSESVLQFQRGLEEASKFLPKVNPLVIDLESSTMSPQVKGRVPTVIVKREKSERKNSPSRRRGRRKSPNGSRETKNSPDGSRGRKNHEREDVDSEEGRSSKQSAIYEEEDELSEMFDKVLLSTEGGNQSSCGSCGNNVDMQNEEGKNLQPNGQPQASNGEGRKARAKKQGKKKETVDLRNLLILCAQAVSTNDIRTSAELLKQIRQHSSPFGDGSQRLAHFFANGLEARMAGTGTGTQIFYTSLASKKTSAVDILKSYEVSLSACPFKKMSIFFKNKMIFKMAEKATTLHIVDFGILYGFQWPILIQKLSMRAGGPPKLRITGIEVPQPGFRPAEWIEETGRRLARYCERFKVPFEFNAIASQNWESIQVDDLKVERNEVLAVNCMSRFKNLLDETVEVNCPRDSVLKLIRRLKPDIFVHTIINGAYNAPFFVTRFREALFHFSALYDSFDVTIPRDSPERLMFESEFYGREAMNVIACEGIERVERAETYKQWQVRCQRAGLQLLPLDQELVKVFRDKVKAWYHKDFTIDQDSDWMLQGWKGRIVYASSCWVPA from the exons atggatccaactTACACTGGACTCCCTGATTTCATGAACGACATTGATTTCGATCCCATGTTACCCAATTCATCTCAATTCCCAGAAATCCCAAATCAGTACCAATTTAACCAGCTCTCTCCAGATCTCAACTTTTTCAGCAATCAGTTTTCAATTCCACCTGAGCCGGATTCCGGTAATCTTGTTCCTCCAATTAGTGTCAGCACAGAGGGCGAGTCTTTTTCTGTTCCTACCACTGTTAGCCCCGGAGTAGATTCTCCGTCCTCTGATGACATTGACTTCTCTGAAACTGTGTTCAAGTATGTAAACCAGATGCTTATGGAAGAGAACATAGAGCAAAAGCCCATCATGTTCTATGATCCGTTGGGTCTTCGTGACACTGAGAAATCGTTCTATGATGTTCTTGGTCAACAGTATCCCTTCTC ACCCAATCAGCAACCGCTTTATGTTGATCGAAAAGTTGAGAGCCCTGATAGTTACTTTTCTGGTAACAGTAGTGATTTCAATGCTAGTAGTAGTCCTAGTACTGGCGCTAGTAAATCGGTTGATTCTCAATCGCTTGGTGATTATGGAGAGCAGAAGCCATCTTCATCAGAAACCTCTCAATCCGGTGACAGTGGTTACCAGTTTAATTCTCATTCCAATTCTCAGTTGTCTGTTCCTGTGACAAATAGCCTGTCTAGTTTTGGTGATGGGATGTCCGAATCTTCTGTAAATCAGTTTCTGGCTCAGAATATATTTACAGATAGTGAATCTGTGTTGCAGTTTCAGAGAGGGTTAGAGGAAGCTAGTAAGTTCCTTCCCAAAGTTAATCCATTGGTTATTGATTTGGAAAGCAGCACAATGTCTCCACAAGTGAAAGGACGTGTTCCAACTGTTATCGTCAAGAGGGAAAAAAGTGAGAGGAAGAACTCACCTAGTAGGCGAAGGGGAAGGAGGAAATCACCGAATGGGTCAAGGGAAACAAAGAACTCACCTGATGGGTCAAGGGGAAGGAAGAATCATGAGCGAGAAGATGTGGATTCTGAAGAAGGGAGGAGTAGCAAGCAGTCTGCAATTTATGAGGAGGAGGACGAATTATCCGAGATGTTTGACAAGGTCTTGCTTAGTACCGAGGGGGGTAATCAGTCTTCATGTGGTTCATGTGGCAACAATGTAGATATGCAGAATGAAGAAGGCAAAAACTTACAGCCAAATGGACAACCACAAGCATCAAATGGTGAAGGTAGAAAGGCTCGTGCTAAGAAACAAGGCAAGAAGAAGGAAACTGTGGATTTAAGGAATCTCCTGATTCTGTGTGCACAAGCTGTGTCTACCAATGATATTAGGACCTCTGCCGAACTACTAAAGCAAATAAGGCAGCATTCTTCTCCTTTTGGTGATGGATCTCAAAGGTTGGCTCATTTCTTTGCAAATGGCCTTGAGGCACGAATGGCTGGTACTGGCACTGGAACCCAGATTTTTTATACTTCTCTTGCTTCTAAAAAGACATCGGCTGTTGATATTTTGAAATCTTACGAAGTTAGTCTTTCTGCTTGCCCTTTTAAGAAAATGTcaattttctttaaaaacaagATGATTTTTAAGATGGCTGAGAAAGCAACTACCCTCCATATTGTAGATTTTGGTATCCTGTATGGTTTTCAGTGGCCAATCCTTATCCAGAAGCTATCAATGAGAGCTGGTGGACCTCCCAAGTTACGAATTACAGGGATAGAGGTTCCCCAACCTGGATTTCGTCCAGCAGAGTGGATTGAAGAGACTGGACGCCGCTTGGCAAGATATTGTGAGCGCTTTAAGGTTCCTTTTGAGTTTAATGCGATAGCCTCGCAGAATTGGGAATCCATCCAAGTAGATGACCTCAAGGTTGAGAGGAATGAGGTGCTTGCTGTGAATTGTATGTCACGGTTCAAGAACCTACTGGACGAGACAGTTGAAGTGAACTGTCCAAGAGATTCTGTTCTAAAGCTAATCAGGAGGTTGAAACCAGATATTTTTGTTCATACTATTATTAATGGTGCCTACAATGCCCCTTTCTTTGTCACTCGATTTCGGGAGGCTCTCTTCCACTTCTCTGCCTTGTATGATTCATTTGATGTTACTATACCCCGTGACAGTCCAGAGAGGTTGATGTTTGAAAGTGAGTTCTATGGCCGGGAGGCCATGAATGTGATAGCATGCGAGGGGATAGAGAGGGTTGAGAGAGCTGAGACATACAAGCAATGGCAGGTACGTTGTCAAAGGGCTGGTTTACAGTTGTTGCCATTGGACCAAGAGTTAGTGAAGGTGTTTAGGGATAAGGTAAAGGCATGGTACCACAAAGATTTCACAATTGATCAAGATAGTGATTGGATGCTACAAGGATGGAAGGGCCGAATTGTCTATGCTTCTTCTTGTTGGGTGCCTGCATAG
- the LOC112203997 gene encoding scarecrow-like protein 34 isoform X2, with translation MDPTYTGLPDFMNDIDFDPMLPNSSQFPEIPNQYQFNQLSPDLNFFSNQFSIPPEPDSGNLVPPISVSTEGESFSVPTTVSPGVDSPSSDDIDFSETVFKYVNQMLMEENIEQKPIMFYDPLGLRDTEKSFYDVLGQQYPFSPNQQPLYVDRKVESPDSYFSGNSSDFNASSSPSTGASKSVDSQSLGDYGEQKPSSSETSQSGDSGYQFNSHSNSQLSVPVTNSLSSFGDGMSESSVNQFLAQNIFTDSESVLQFQRGLEEASKFLPKVNPLVIDLESSTMSPQVKGRVPTVIVKREKSERKNSPSRRRGRRKSPNGSRETKNSPDGSRGRKNHEREDVDSEEGRSSKQSAIYEEEDELSEMFDKVLLSTEGGNQSSCGSCGNNVDMQNEEGKNLQPNGQPQASNGEGRKARAKKQGKKKETVDLRNLLILCAQAVSTNDIRTSAELLKQIRQHSSPFGDGSQRLAHFFANGLEARMAGTGTGTQIFYTSLASKKTSAVDILKSYEVSLSACPFKKMSIFFKNKMIFKMAEKATTLHIVDFGILYGFQWPILIQKLSMRAGGPPKLRITGIEVPQPGFRPAEWIEETGRRLARYCERFKVPFEFNAIASQNWESIQVDDLKVERNEVLAVNCMSRFKNLLDETVEVNCPRDSVLKLIRRLKPDIFVHTIINGAYNAPFFVTRFREALFHFSALYDSFDVTIPRDSPERLMFESEFYGREAMNVIACEGIERVERAETYKQWQVRCQRAGLQLLPLDQELVKVFRDKVKAWYHKDFTIDQDSDWMLQGWKGRIVYASSCWVPA, from the exons atggatccaactTACACTGGACTCCCTGATTTCATGAACGACATTGATTTCGATCCCATGTTACCCAATTCATCTCAATTCCCAGAAATCCCAAATCAGTACCAATTTAACCAGCTCTCTCCAGATCTCAACTTTTTCAGCAATCAGTTTTCAATTCCACCTGAGCCGGATTCCGGTAATCTTGTTCCTCCAATTAGTGTCAGCACAGAGGGCGAGTCTTTTTCTGTTCCTACCACTGTTAGCCCCGGAGTAGATTCTCCGTCCTCTGATGACATTGACTTCTCTGAAACTGTGTTCAAGTATGTAAACCAGATGCTTATGGAAGAGAACATAGAGCAAAAGCCCATCATGTTCTATGATCCGTTGGGTCTTCGTGACACTGAGAAATCGTTCTATGATGTTCTTGGTCAACAGTATCCCTTCTCACCCAATCAGCAAC CGCTTTATGTTGATCGAAAAGTTGAGAGCCCTGATAGTTACTTTTCTGGTAACAGTAGTGATTTCAATGCTAGTAGTAGTCCTAGTACTGGCGCTAGTAAATCGGTTGATTCTCAATCGCTTGGTGATTATGGAGAGCAGAAGCCATCTTCATCAGAAACCTCTCAATCCGGTGACAGTGGTTACCAGTTTAATTCTCATTCCAATTCTCAGTTGTCTGTTCCTGTGACAAATAGCCTGTCTAGTTTTGGTGATGGGATGTCCGAATCTTCTGTAAATCAGTTTCTGGCTCAGAATATATTTACAGATAGTGAATCTGTGTTGCAGTTTCAGAGAGGGTTAGAGGAAGCTAGTAAGTTCCTTCCCAAAGTTAATCCATTGGTTATTGATTTGGAAAGCAGCACAATGTCTCCACAAGTGAAAGGACGTGTTCCAACTGTTATCGTCAAGAGGGAAAAAAGTGAGAGGAAGAACTCACCTAGTAGGCGAAGGGGAAGGAGGAAATCACCGAATGGGTCAAGGGAAACAAAGAACTCACCTGATGGGTCAAGGGGAAGGAAGAATCATGAGCGAGAAGATGTGGATTCTGAAGAAGGGAGGAGTAGCAAGCAGTCTGCAATTTATGAGGAGGAGGACGAATTATCCGAGATGTTTGACAAGGTCTTGCTTAGTACCGAGGGGGGTAATCAGTCTTCATGTGGTTCATGTGGCAACAATGTAGATATGCAGAATGAAGAAGGCAAAAACTTACAGCCAAATGGACAACCACAAGCATCAAATGGTGAAGGTAGAAAGGCTCGTGCTAAGAAACAAGGCAAGAAGAAGGAAACTGTGGATTTAAGGAATCTCCTGATTCTGTGTGCACAAGCTGTGTCTACCAATGATATTAGGACCTCTGCCGAACTACTAAAGCAAATAAGGCAGCATTCTTCTCCTTTTGGTGATGGATCTCAAAGGTTGGCTCATTTCTTTGCAAATGGCCTTGAGGCACGAATGGCTGGTACTGGCACTGGAACCCAGATTTTTTATACTTCTCTTGCTTCTAAAAAGACATCGGCTGTTGATATTTTGAAATCTTACGAAGTTAGTCTTTCTGCTTGCCCTTTTAAGAAAATGTcaattttctttaaaaacaagATGATTTTTAAGATGGCTGAGAAAGCAACTACCCTCCATATTGTAGATTTTGGTATCCTGTATGGTTTTCAGTGGCCAATCCTTATCCAGAAGCTATCAATGAGAGCTGGTGGACCTCCCAAGTTACGAATTACAGGGATAGAGGTTCCCCAACCTGGATTTCGTCCAGCAGAGTGGATTGAAGAGACTGGACGCCGCTTGGCAAGATATTGTGAGCGCTTTAAGGTTCCTTTTGAGTTTAATGCGATAGCCTCGCAGAATTGGGAATCCATCCAAGTAGATGACCTCAAGGTTGAGAGGAATGAGGTGCTTGCTGTGAATTGTATGTCACGGTTCAAGAACCTACTGGACGAGACAGTTGAAGTGAACTGTCCAAGAGATTCTGTTCTAAAGCTAATCAGGAGGTTGAAACCAGATATTTTTGTTCATACTATTATTAATGGTGCCTACAATGCCCCTTTCTTTGTCACTCGATTTCGGGAGGCTCTCTTCCACTTCTCTGCCTTGTATGATTCATTTGATGTTACTATACCCCGTGACAGTCCAGAGAGGTTGATGTTTGAAAGTGAGTTCTATGGCCGGGAGGCCATGAATGTGATAGCATGCGAGGGGATAGAGAGGGTTGAGAGAGCTGAGACATACAAGCAATGGCAGGTACGTTGTCAAAGGGCTGGTTTACAGTTGTTGCCATTGGACCAAGAGTTAGTGAAGGTGTTTAGGGATAAGGTAAAGGCATGGTACCACAAAGATTTCACAATTGATCAAGATAGTGATTGGATGCTACAAGGATGGAAGGGCCGAATTGTCTATGCTTCTTCTTGTTGGGTGCCTGCATAG
- the LOC112203997 gene encoding scarecrow-like protein 33 isoform X1 — translation MDPTYTGLPDFMNDIDFDPMLPNSSQFPEIPNQYQFNQLSPDLNFFSNQFSIPPEPDSGNLVPPISVSTEGESFSVPTTVSPGVDSPSSDDIDFSETVFKYVNQMLMEENIEQKPIMFYDPLGLRDTEKSFYDVLGQQYPFSPNQQPLYVDQPNQQPLYVDRKVESPDSYFSGNSSDFNASSSPSTGASKSVDSQSLGDYGEQKPSSSETSQSGDSGYQFNSHSNSQLSVPVTNSLSSFGDGMSESSVNQFLAQNIFTDSESVLQFQRGLEEASKFLPKVNPLVIDLESSTMSPQVKGRVPTVIVKREKSERKNSPSRRRGRRKSPNGSRETKNSPDGSRGRKNHEREDVDSEEGRSSKQSAIYEEEDELSEMFDKVLLSTEGGNQSSCGSCGNNVDMQNEEGKNLQPNGQPQASNGEGRKARAKKQGKKKETVDLRNLLILCAQAVSTNDIRTSAELLKQIRQHSSPFGDGSQRLAHFFANGLEARMAGTGTGTQIFYTSLASKKTSAVDILKSYEVSLSACPFKKMSIFFKNKMIFKMAEKATTLHIVDFGILYGFQWPILIQKLSMRAGGPPKLRITGIEVPQPGFRPAEWIEETGRRLARYCERFKVPFEFNAIASQNWESIQVDDLKVERNEVLAVNCMSRFKNLLDETVEVNCPRDSVLKLIRRLKPDIFVHTIINGAYNAPFFVTRFREALFHFSALYDSFDVTIPRDSPERLMFESEFYGREAMNVIACEGIERVERAETYKQWQVRCQRAGLQLLPLDQELVKVFRDKVKAWYHKDFTIDQDSDWMLQGWKGRIVYASSCWVPA, via the coding sequence atggatccaactTACACTGGACTCCCTGATTTCATGAACGACATTGATTTCGATCCCATGTTACCCAATTCATCTCAATTCCCAGAAATCCCAAATCAGTACCAATTTAACCAGCTCTCTCCAGATCTCAACTTTTTCAGCAATCAGTTTTCAATTCCACCTGAGCCGGATTCCGGTAATCTTGTTCCTCCAATTAGTGTCAGCACAGAGGGCGAGTCTTTTTCTGTTCCTACCACTGTTAGCCCCGGAGTAGATTCTCCGTCCTCTGATGACATTGACTTCTCTGAAACTGTGTTCAAGTATGTAAACCAGATGCTTATGGAAGAGAACATAGAGCAAAAGCCCATCATGTTCTATGATCCGTTGGGTCTTCGTGACACTGAGAAATCGTTCTATGATGTTCTTGGTCAACAGTATCCCTTCTCACCCAATCAGCAACCACTTTATGTTGATCAACCCAATCAGCAACCGCTTTATGTTGATCGAAAAGTTGAGAGCCCTGATAGTTACTTTTCTGGTAACAGTAGTGATTTCAATGCTAGTAGTAGTCCTAGTACTGGCGCTAGTAAATCGGTTGATTCTCAATCGCTTGGTGATTATGGAGAGCAGAAGCCATCTTCATCAGAAACCTCTCAATCCGGTGACAGTGGTTACCAGTTTAATTCTCATTCCAATTCTCAGTTGTCTGTTCCTGTGACAAATAGCCTGTCTAGTTTTGGTGATGGGATGTCCGAATCTTCTGTAAATCAGTTTCTGGCTCAGAATATATTTACAGATAGTGAATCTGTGTTGCAGTTTCAGAGAGGGTTAGAGGAAGCTAGTAAGTTCCTTCCCAAAGTTAATCCATTGGTTATTGATTTGGAAAGCAGCACAATGTCTCCACAAGTGAAAGGACGTGTTCCAACTGTTATCGTCAAGAGGGAAAAAAGTGAGAGGAAGAACTCACCTAGTAGGCGAAGGGGAAGGAGGAAATCACCGAATGGGTCAAGGGAAACAAAGAACTCACCTGATGGGTCAAGGGGAAGGAAGAATCATGAGCGAGAAGATGTGGATTCTGAAGAAGGGAGGAGTAGCAAGCAGTCTGCAATTTATGAGGAGGAGGACGAATTATCCGAGATGTTTGACAAGGTCTTGCTTAGTACCGAGGGGGGTAATCAGTCTTCATGTGGTTCATGTGGCAACAATGTAGATATGCAGAATGAAGAAGGCAAAAACTTACAGCCAAATGGACAACCACAAGCATCAAATGGTGAAGGTAGAAAGGCTCGTGCTAAGAAACAAGGCAAGAAGAAGGAAACTGTGGATTTAAGGAATCTCCTGATTCTGTGTGCACAAGCTGTGTCTACCAATGATATTAGGACCTCTGCCGAACTACTAAAGCAAATAAGGCAGCATTCTTCTCCTTTTGGTGATGGATCTCAAAGGTTGGCTCATTTCTTTGCAAATGGCCTTGAGGCACGAATGGCTGGTACTGGCACTGGAACCCAGATTTTTTATACTTCTCTTGCTTCTAAAAAGACATCGGCTGTTGATATTTTGAAATCTTACGAAGTTAGTCTTTCTGCTTGCCCTTTTAAGAAAATGTcaattttctttaaaaacaagATGATTTTTAAGATGGCTGAGAAAGCAACTACCCTCCATATTGTAGATTTTGGTATCCTGTATGGTTTTCAGTGGCCAATCCTTATCCAGAAGCTATCAATGAGAGCTGGTGGACCTCCCAAGTTACGAATTACAGGGATAGAGGTTCCCCAACCTGGATTTCGTCCAGCAGAGTGGATTGAAGAGACTGGACGCCGCTTGGCAAGATATTGTGAGCGCTTTAAGGTTCCTTTTGAGTTTAATGCGATAGCCTCGCAGAATTGGGAATCCATCCAAGTAGATGACCTCAAGGTTGAGAGGAATGAGGTGCTTGCTGTGAATTGTATGTCACGGTTCAAGAACCTACTGGACGAGACAGTTGAAGTGAACTGTCCAAGAGATTCTGTTCTAAAGCTAATCAGGAGGTTGAAACCAGATATTTTTGTTCATACTATTATTAATGGTGCCTACAATGCCCCTTTCTTTGTCACTCGATTTCGGGAGGCTCTCTTCCACTTCTCTGCCTTGTATGATTCATTTGATGTTACTATACCCCGTGACAGTCCAGAGAGGTTGATGTTTGAAAGTGAGTTCTATGGCCGGGAGGCCATGAATGTGATAGCATGCGAGGGGATAGAGAGGGTTGAGAGAGCTGAGACATACAAGCAATGGCAGGTACGTTGTCAAAGGGCTGGTTTACAGTTGTTGCCATTGGACCAAGAGTTAGTGAAGGTGTTTAGGGATAAGGTAAAGGCATGGTACCACAAAGATTTCACAATTGATCAAGATAGTGATTGGATGCTACAAGGATGGAAGGGCCGAATTGTCTATGCTTCTTCTTGTTGGGTGCCTGCATAG